The Vicia villosa cultivar HV-30 ecotype Madison, WI linkage group LG1, Vvil1.0, whole genome shotgun sequence genome includes a region encoding these proteins:
- the LOC131657557 gene encoding uncharacterized protein LOC131657557, translating to MKPAGLIAISIERWGVKLSTDQAYRAKRKAMELLQGAGRDQFTHLRSYAQELLNSNPNSNVILKCSDSSNGPVFERVYVCLNACKTAFAKFCRPLIGLDACFLKGDYGGQLMAAVGSDGNNQIFPIAYAVVEAETKDSWEWFINLLLEDLQSVNNVSYAFISDQQKGLVPAVQGVSEHVEQRLCVKHLYGNWKKKFSGLVLKEVFWSAARATTIPEWERAMIRLKALNEDAWKDINEIPARFWSRSHYKTHVKCDLQVNNWCEAFNRAILEHRDKPIISLLEGIKHYITKRITSHKEMMQKYNGVICPNIQVIVEKNKKNAHGWTPTWHGDDDMAIFGVTNGMETFCINLKDRTCSCRKWMLNGIPCSHAISCMWQMKKSPEEYVDDYYKTAKYLEYYGNIIYPTNGPQLWPVIDGVVAVNPPLMRRAIGRPKKMRNKSNDEPRNPNVLPRTLSTVSCRKCGAVGHNIRSCKGKRAADRSIPVGGNKKEKTKGAAKGKGASKGAAKTKGASKGAAKTKGASKGATKGKGAAKAKAKTKGATKAKTNEPDIASSSQGPPATQPTQE from the exons ATGAAACCAGCAGGGTTGATAGCTATATCAATTGAAAGATGGGGTGTGAAGCTGTCAACTGACCAGGCATATAGAGCTAAGAGAAAAGCTATGGAATTGTTACAAGGTGCTGGGAGGGATCAGTTCACACATCTTAGGAGCTATGCACAAGAACTCTTGAATTCTAACCCCAATAGCAATGTTATTTTAAAGTGTAGTGATTCAAGTAATGGGCCTGTATTTGAAAGAGTATATGTATGTTTGAATGCATGTAAAACTGCTTTTGCAAAATTCTGTAGACCTTTAATAGGTCTGGATGCATGCTTTTTGAAAGGTGACTATGGTGGACAACTGATGGCAGCTGTTGGGAGTGATGGGAATAACCAAATATTTCCCATTGCATATGCTGTTGTAGAGGCTGAGACCAAGGATTCATGGGAATGGTTTATAAATCTTCTCTTAGAAGACTTGCAATCAGTGAACAATGTGTCATATGCCTTTATCTCAGATCAACAAAAG GGACTTGTACCAGCTGTCCAAGGAGTAAGTGAACATGTTGAGCAGAGGTTGTGTGTAAAACATTTATATGGAAATTGGAAGAAGAAATTTTCAGGTTTAGTTTTGAAGGAGGTCTTTTGGAGTGCAGCAAGGGCTACTACCATTCCAGAATGGGAGAGAGCAATGATTAGGCTTAAAGCCTTGAATGAAGATGCTTGGAAAGATATTAATGAAATACCTGCAAGATTTTGGTCTAGGTCACACTACAAGACACATGTTAAGTGTGATCTTCAGGTTAATAATTGGTGTGAGGCATTTAATAGGGCTATTTTGGAACATAGGGACAAGCCCATTATAAGCTTGTTAGAGGGGATTAAACATTACATCACCAAGAGGATTACAAGTCACAAGGAAATGATGCAAAAGTACAATGGAGTGATATGCCCTAATATCCAAGTTATTGTTGAAAAGAACAAGAAGAATGCTCATGGCTGGACTCCTACATGGCATGGTGATGATGACATGGCAatatttggagttactaatgggATGGAAACTTTCTGTATCAATCTCAAAGACAGGACATGTTCATGCAGGAAATGGATGTTGAATGGTATTCCTTGCAGCCATGCAATCTCATGTATGTGGCAAATGAAGAAATCTCCTGAAGAGTATGTTGATGATTATTACAA GACTGCTAAATATTTGGAGTATTATGGCAACATAATTTATCCAACTAATGGACCACAATTGTGGCCTGTTATTGATGGAGTAGTTGCAGTCAACCCACCCTTGATGAGAAGAGCTATTGGGCGCCCAAAAAAGATGAGGAACAAGtcaaatgatgagccaagaaacCCTAATGTGCTGCCAAGGACTTTGTCAACAGTCTCATGTAGGAAATGTGGAGCTGTTGGACATAACATTAGAAGTTGCAAGGGTAAAAGAGCTGCAGATAGATCCATACCTGTTGGTGGGAACAAAAAGGAAAAGACTAAGGGTGCTGCTAAGGGTAAGGGAGCTTCTAAGGGTGCTGCTAAGACAAAGGGAGCTTCTAAGGGTGCTGCTAAGACAAAGGGAGCTTCTAAGGGTGCTACTAAGGGTAAGGGTGCTGCTAAAGCTAAGGCAAAGACTAAGGGTGCTACTAAGGCTAAGACAAATGAACCTGACATTGCTTCATCATCACAAGGACCACCTGCCACACAGCCTACTCAAGAATAG
- the LOC131657635 gene encoding uncharacterized protein LOC131657635: protein MASSIGATHSCEFRSQYRCGLEAPLMTSWTDSNPGRRFFGCGMYKVQGRKRCSHFVWYDDELSSRAKEIIYSLQKKLEHERARLDEANTKVAEMKTKLNAMNLLMKFSVSMTLVMAVGLVMLNVMK, encoded by the exons ATGGCGAGTAGTATCGGGGCTACACATTCATGTGAGTTTCGAAGCCAGTACAGGTGTGGGCTTGAAGCTCCATTGATGACCTCATGGACTGATTCGAACCCAGGCAGACGTTTTTTTGGGTGTGGGATGTACAAG GTACAGGGGCGTAAAAGGTGTAGCCACTTTGTTTGGTACGACGATGAACTCTCATCAAGGGCCAAGGAAATTATCTACTCCCTGCAGAAAAAATTGGAGCATGAAAGGGCTAGATTGGATGAAGCTAATACAAAAGTAGCAGAAATGAAGACGAAGTTGAATGCAATGAACTTATTGATGAAATTCTCAGTTTCCATGACATTAGTTATGGCAGTAGGACTTGTGATGCTTAATGTAATGAAGTAG